The nucleotide sequence CAGGTGTTGACAGGCCGGTCGGGGCACGCGGAGGTTGTTCGGATCAAATACGACCCCGCGGTTGTTTCTTACCAAACGCTACTTCAGGTGTTCTTCAGAACGCACGACCCAACCACGTTAAACCGCCAGGGGCCGGATATCGGCACTCAATACCGTAGCGTCATCTTTTGCCATAGCGACGAACAGCGTGAGACCGCGACGGAGTACAAGCGGTTGTTGATGGGAAAGAAGGTGTTTCGGTCGCGGATCGTCACGTTCATTGAGCCGGCTGACACGTTCTACCCCACTGACGCTGATCACGTCGACTATTTCAACCGTAATCAGAACAAGCCCTATTGTGTGGCTAATGTGGTCCCTAAGCTAGAGAAGCTGCGGAAGGACTTCGCCGGTCAACTCAAACCGGAATAATCCAAATAACCATGGGTTGCAACGGAGGCCGCGAGTTGATGTTCTTGAAGTGGTAAGTCGTCCGCGCGGCCCCGCTGAACCCTGCCGTTACATCCATGAGGGAGACGCTCGCTTGAGGCGACCCTATTCGATTGGTTGGGCCGTGGTGCTTGCCATCATCTTCTGTGCCCCAATTGCACTGACGCCCGCTTATGCTCGACAACTGCCTTCAGCTGATGTTCTTTCGTGGCTGCTCGTGCCAGCTTTGCTGCTCGGCGTACCGTTCTCGGCTTGGCTCCCGCACGCACGCGCCGGAACGATGGGAGATCAGTGGCGCGTGCCAAGCCACACACTGCTAATGCCGCGATGGTTGGTGTGCCTGATCGGGACGCAGATGATCGGTATTTCACTGGGTGCGTTCGCGCTCTGCGTGGTGACTGACATTCGCTACGGACTGCTGTGCGTCATGCACTCCCTTGGTACAATCACATTTATCGTATCCGCGAATCGTCGGTTTGCGCGCCACCCCAAATCCGAGTTCGTGATGCGGTCGCCGTTTCCTTTTCCACTGCGAAAACGGATGTAACCATGTGATGCAACGGAGGACGGGTGGTCAATTTTCTCGTCTGCTTGCAAGTCGTTCGCCCGTCCCCGCTGATCACTATCGTTACCCGACTGAAACCGTTCCGACTCTATACTTCGGATTCGCACTGTGCGTGACACTGCTAACCCCTACGACTCGTCAACTGTAGAATCGCCTCACAAAAGCAGTGGCGCTCAGGATGAACGCCATACTCGCACCGGATTGCTGCTAACGTTTGCCGCCATTCTGCTGATCCCAATTGTTGCTTCTTACATTTTGGTTCGGCCGGCCGTCGACCGATCCCTGCTTTCACGCATTACAACTGGTATGCCGCGCGCTCAGGTGTCAACGATTCTTGGCACTCCAAACGATACCGAAGGTCCAAGCCAATGGGAGTATTGGCGTTGGGGCAATGCCGGATGGGTTGAAATCGCATTCGATGACGCCGGCAATGTGCTTTGGGTGAACGACGAATCTGCTTTCCCGTGAGACCGATCATTGTGCCACTCAAAATCGCGGGTAACCATCGGATGCAACGGAGGACCGGTGGTCAGTTTTCACGAATGGATGCTCAACTCCCGGTCCCCGCTGATCCGTACCGTTATGCCTGCTGATGTGAATTGGCGCGAAATCATAAAACGATATCTCGAAGCTTGTCTCGAAGACCAGCAGGTTGGTGCACGCGCCGAAACTCACACTCACCGCATGTTGATGTCGTTCGGTTCACATAGGCTCGTGCGCAAGGTCAAGGAGTTGAGAGCCGATTGCGAACGGCGCTCAAGGCAACCGCTCGGTCTGATGGAAGGTTACACTTTGGTTCAGGAGTGCCGAGATTTCGTTATCGCGGAGGTTGATCGCTGTGACGACGGGCAACCGCCTTTCCAATCCAGATACCGTCTTGTACATCACGACGACGAATGGTTCTTGGATGATGTCTACTGGGCTTGCCATTGCGACAACGGTCAATGCTATTCATGCGACGATGGCAAGTGCAAACATTGCTCGGACGGTAAATGCTCGCACTGCGATGGCAAAGGGTATTGCAGATGCTGGGTTTTCTTTACACATTCGTGCATACTCTGTGATGGGTCCGGAGCATGCTTTCTTTGCCAAGGCAAGGGAACTTGCGATTCGTGCGACGGACTCGGCCGGTGCCCAAGCTGCGCCAGTAGCGATATGCCAGGTTGGACTAGCGTGTATCAGAGGCGTCTCGCTGAATCAGAACACGAGGCATAACCATCGCGTGCACACGGAGGCCCGTTGGTCAGTTTTTACAAATGGATACTCAACTCACGGGCCCCGGTGACGCGGGCCGTTCGTCGATGTAATGAAATGTCGGTTGGTCACAACGATGATGAGGTCCAACGCTTCTGAACATCTTGTTGCACATCGTTTTCGCGTTCGGATGCTTCGTGTCCGCGACTAACTTCTATTGGGCATTCCTACGGTATCCGGTACACCGAATCCGAGGAGGGACCGAAGACGACTACCGTTGGATCTCCGCGGCGCCGCTTGTCGGTTCGTTCCTGATCGTGGTGACGCTACCATTCCTCGATACATCACCGTGGATTTGGTGGCTGGGTGTCGTTTGTGCTGTGGCCGACACGGGCGGGATTCACTGGTTCGCGGTTGCGTTGGCGTGGATGGCGCTGACTGGACGATTGCGATAGAATGCGAAGTGCAACCCGTGTTCGACTTGCAGCGTAGCGGGGAGGCGACGAACCATGCCGTGCACCGGAGCGGCGGCAGCGAGTTTCCTGATGGTTAGTTTTACTCTCGCCGCCCGGTGACGGCGGACGTTACACGGGGTTGGCTCTGATCGGCATCAGGCTTTGATTTTCGTGTGCGCGGTCGGCCGGCTTCGATGGTGATTGAAGTTAGAATGCGGTGTCATGTTTGACCGTGTCGCTGAACACATTGGTCGTGCTCGGACAATAGCCGCTTTGCAATGTTGACTGAACGCAGAGACGATCACCACGTACCGACGCTTTGAATCGATTGATGCTTCAAGCTTTGACTTTGTTTGCGTCGGAACGTCGCGATCTTCAAGCCGGTTCGAGCGGTGTTTGCGCGGTCGATTCGGTGAATGTGCTACGTTGCCTGATTCGTCATGGATTCAACCGCGGTCTCGGGGCTCCCTACGCCGCCGGCCGCTGGGTGTCTTCTTTACGTGTCTGGCCGCCGGCTCCGGCAACCCCGATCCCGCCACGCTTTGGCCGACTTCGACAGGAAGAAACTCGATGCTTCAAACCGTGCGACGTTGCCGGCTTGATTCGATGTGTAACAATGCGTTCAACCGAAGCGGGGTTGAGCCGTCTTGGACGCTTCGCTGACCACGTTTCCACGCCCCCGCTCGGTTAACGCCGCCGTTACACGGGGTTGGCTCTGATCGGCATCAGGCTTTGACTTTCGGGTGCGCGGTCGGCCGACTTTGATGGTGAATGAAGATCGAATGGGGTGTCATGATTGGCTTTGTCGCGAAACACATTGGTCGTGCTCAGTCTTTCGCCGCTTCGCAATGTTGACTGAACGCAGAGACGATCACCACGTACCGACGCTTTGGCTCAGCCAATACTTCCATCCGCCAAAGTGTTTGCGTCGGAACGTCGCGATCTTCAAGCCGGTTCGAGCGTTAGTTGCGCGGTCGATTTGGTGAGCGCGTTACGTTTCCTGACCTGTCCTGCATTCAACCGCGGTCTCGGGGCACCCTACGCCGCCGGCCGCTGGATGTCTTCTTTCCGTGTCTGGCCGTCGGCTCCGGCAACCCCGATCCCGCAACGCTTTGTTCGACATCACAATGAAGAAACTCGATGCTTCAAGCCGTGCGACGTTGCCGGCTTGATTCGATGTGTAACAATGCGTTCAACCGAAGCGGGGTGAAGCCGTCTTGGACGCTTCGCTGACCACGTTTCCACGCCCCCGCTCGGTTAACGCGACCGTTATCCGACTGAATCTTGCCCGAACCCGATCCTGCATTGACTAGCCAGCCCTACCATCCACCTGCGATGCCGAACGAAGACCCGAGCGTCGACATGGACCGCACGCATAAAGCTTCGCTGCTGCCCTATGCTCAACTCGGTGTTCGCTTGCTCGGCGTGATGTTCTTCGTCGACGGCCTTAGCTCAATCTTCGGCGGTTTAATTCAGAACACGTTCCAAACACAGGCCTATGCTGAGTCGGGATACGACGTCGCGATTGACCCGCACTCAGCCGGATGGGCCGCCGGCGGACTTCCCTACTTGGTCGCTGGACTTTACCTGATGGTCGGCGGCAACTGGTTGCTTTTCGCTGTATTCACGTCGCCATCGGCATCCGAAACACAGGATGATCCCGACGACCAACTCCAACGTACCGAGTCCCATGCGGACGGATAACCATGGCGTGCACACGGAGCGGGGCTTGCGGCGGGGTTTGAAATGGACAACTTTACTCTCCCCGCCCGGTGACGCCGGACGTTATGCATCTCACTCACACTCATGCGTTTGTTGGGATCGCTAAGCGGTGAACAGCTTCTTGGGTGCGTTCCTTTTTGGCGGCTTGATGAGCCGGTCAGGATTCTTCGCGATTCAAGCGTTGGATTTTGCTGTCGGTAATTGCAAGTCGATCGTTTCCCGTACTTGCGGATGATTTTTGATGATCGCGGTTCTGACTTGCTCGCGGCTGATGGCCGGTCTGCCGTTCACTTTTTCAAATATTCGTTGTGGGGTGTGACAGAAATTGTCATCGCTTGAATGTCACGCCAAGATGGTGGAGAATGGTCGTCACAAGGACCGGGGAGGCTTGTTGTCACCCACGGTGCCGAAGGCGTTAACCACTTCAACAACTGCATAACCGTCGGTTGCAACGGAGTGGCGGTGGATGCCGGTCTTGAAATGGTTGCTCAACTCCCGCCACCCGCTGAACCGGGCCGTTATGTTTCAAGCCTCACTATCAAATGCTGACAATTCGCCCATTCGTTGAGTCTGATTGGAACGCTGTCTGGCAGATTGTCGAACCGGTCTTTCGCGCCGCCGACACTTATCCCTATCCACCCACAATCACGGAGGACGAAGCCTTCGACGTTTGGATCACCGCTCCAAAAATGACCTTCGTTGCGGAAGACGGAGGAAACGCTGCGATCCTTGGTACCTATTACATCAAACCAAACCAAGTGTCGCAGGGATCGCACGTATGCAATTGCGGCTACATCGTCGCCGATGCTGCACGCGGGCGCGGAGTCGCGTCTCAAATGTGCGAGCATTCACAGCAAGAAGCAGTCCGCCAAGGATTCCGCGCTATGCAATACAATCTTGTCGTAGCAACAAACAAAGGTGCAGTCCGTTTGTGGCAAAAGATGGGATTCCAGATCGCTGGCACACTTGCCGGAGCGTTCAAGCATCCAGCACTCGGCTACGTAGATGCACACGTCATGTATAAAACATTAGAAACATAACCAGTCCGTGAACCGGAGCGGCGAAGTCGATCGGTTTTGAAATGGACAGCCTTTCGTCGCCGCCCGGTTACGGCGGTCGTTCTGCCATATTGATCGCGAACTAGCTGTTAGCGGGCTCGATTCCGCTTCGGCGGCGGTTTCAGTGATGGCACAGAGCGTATCGAATTTAAAACTTTCGTCTCGTATAGTGTCGTCCAGCCTCATGAGAACCACTAAAGCAACTGGAGCAATAAGACATGAGCGATCAACCTTCTCGAGTGGAAATCCTAAAGCGCAGTTGGCCCTTCATGCTCGGATGCACCGTCATCTGTGTTGTTATCCGCGGTTTAGTCGCGGGGTCTAATGGAAGCGGGATCGGGGCCGGAATTGGTCCTGGACTTGGCCTAATCGTCGGTGGTGTTGTCGGCAAACTGCGCGATTAGGAAGATCGCCCTCGAGCACTACAGCAGGCAGAACCATGCGATGGACGCGGAGCCGCCGAGCTAAGTTTTTCGAATGGGATGATCGGTCGCGGCGGCCCGGTCATCGCAACCGTTCTGCCTATACGTTATTGCGCACCCGATTGCATTGCGAATCTTTCCTGACTGAACTCGATGCGTTCTAAAGCCAAAATCGTTTGTTGCCTCCTGCTGACTGCGATTGTGTTGCACACGTGTATCCGCATCGAGGTGCTCAACGCCCGCAATGGACACTTCCTCCCACGGGCACACCCGGCAGCTGGAAATCCAAAATGGCGTGTTGTCGCACCGACACTGCTCGCCAGATCACTGGAACGAACCATCGCAATTGATCGTTTGACTTCGCATGTCTCTCAACATCCAAATTATCCTGAGCCCGGAATCGAGGAATTCATCGGTCCGCCATACACGGATGCGGAACAGGCATTGATTGACACCGAAATTGCCCGCAATAAGCTCAGTTTTCAACTCCGTGATTGGGTCAGCGGCATGGGGTTGCTTCAATACATTCTTGCGCCGGTCGCATTGCTATCGTCACTTGTACTAATGCGCGGCACTGAGAATCTTGCCGTGCGGTTTGCATCGGTCGCTTGTGCGGTATCAAATGTGACTTCGATGTACTTGATGTTCCATCGTGGCTACTTCACAAGCCTGGGTTGGTGACGCAAGAAAGGCAGAACCAAGCGATGGACACGGAGCCGCCGACAGCGCGTTTTGAAATGGATGATCGTTCGCGGCGGCCCGGTCATCGCAACCGTTATCCGACTGGCGTGACACGAAGGTGTTGTCCACAAACCGCAATCGCAATTGCACCGTCAAGCGGAAGTGTTAGAATTGGGGAATGGAGACTCAAACATGACCGTTGAGCAAGCAATTAGCGATATTTCTGCCCTGCCACCGAGCGACCAACTTCGTATCGTGCAAGCAATCTGGG is from Crateriforma conspicua and encodes:
- the msrA gene encoding peptide-methionine (S)-S-oxide reductase MsrA; its protein translation is MYRPENKSMLRRTILSLLIFAPLYASNHSTRAEQNAYEFATFGGGCYWCVEAVFQRLEGVQKVEPGFMGGRIKNPTYKQVLTGRSGHAEVVRIKYDPAVVSYQTLLQVFFRTHDPTTLNRQGPDIGTQYRSVIFCHSDEQRETATEYKRLLMGKKVFRSRIVTFIEPADTFYPTDADHVDYFNRNQNKPYCVANVVPKLEKLRKDFAGQLKPE
- the bamE gene encoding outer membrane protein assembly factor BamE domain-containing protein; amino-acid sequence: MRDTANPYDSSTVESPHKSSGAQDERHTRTGLLLTFAAILLIPIVASYILVRPAVDRSLLSRITTGMPRAQVSTILGTPNDTEGPSQWEYWRWGNAGWVEIAFDDAGNVLWVNDESAFP
- a CDS encoding GNAT family N-acetyltransferase, producing MLTIRPFVESDWNAVWQIVEPVFRAADTYPYPPTITEDEAFDVWITAPKMTFVAEDGGNAAILGTYYIKPNQVSQGSHVCNCGYIVADAARGRGVASQMCEHSQQEAVRQGFRAMQYNLVVATNKGAVRLWQKMGFQIAGTLAGAFKHPALGYVDAHVMYKTLET